ATCAGAAGGAAGTTAGCAATGGCTTGGAGCGGAGGATAAAGGTGGTAGAGATTTTGGATCCTGAGGCAAAAACTTCATGCAGAATCTTGATTTCTCGAAAGGCTTTTATTGTAGGGTTGGCTTCAAAAGTGTGGAAGTTTTTGCGCAAAGCGTGGGATATAGGAGTTGATGACCCCAAAAAAGTGATCCATGGTCTAAAAGTAGGGATGGCGCTCACTCTTGTCTCACTCTTTTACTATATGACGCCTCTGTATGATGTTGTTGGACAAGTGGCTGCTCTCTGGGAAATCATGACAGTTGTGGTTGTATTTGAAAACACTGTCGGTAAGTactcaaactatatatatatatatatatatatatatatatgatcatatacAACACTTGGGTCTTGGcataaaagatatgaaaaacgctatttagtaaactgttatctGATTGTTATACGACTTATCAAATGGCTTGAAAGTAAAAAtcagttttagattttttcttttacatgcCCTTGTTTTGATCAATGACTGATTTTCACCTTACATgtcatttcaattttattttattttattttattttttttctaatcaaatgtGGGAAAATATTACAAAGGATGATCATTTCCACTCTTAATCCGAATGAAAAAGATTTCAATTGTATGCAAACACTGAAACACTTGGGCCTCCCAcgtttggtttgcgaaatagaCCCTTAGAAAGAAATATCTAATCCTATGGTATAGCTATTTCATTCTTTGGTTACACACTTATTCTCATGGACTACTAATCTTTAAGGAATGAAATACgtttttcaaaaatacctatacaatttttttttaaaaaaaaaaattttaacttaatacaaaataaaaaaatatgaaaaataaagtgagccgcttgaccacccattggggtggtcggccacccacagaagAGGTGGGGGTATTGGTCGTACCACCTCTAGAAGCTTCGGGGGACCGAGGCGTTTGGGGGGTGGTGCAATCACCCTCTTCGCATTTTGGGGTGGCCACGACCACCCCACAGAGGCCACCCCAGATATGCTCTGGGGTGTCTGACCAcccattttattttaggtttttatttttattttttattttttatttttgaatatgagtttgaaaaaaaaaagaaagggatttTTCGTAATcaattcatatttttgaatgtgtgttgttaccaaactaagaaATATGAAGTAGATAttctattccacactcttctattttCAGTAGtagctattcattttccaaCGAACTAGACATTCCGCGAATCAAACGAGGTTTTTGGTCTTAGCCTAAAAGATACGAGAAATGCTATGTAGTATATTAGTATACGATTATCATACAACTAGAATGacatgacagtgaaaatcagtcATTGCTGATCTAACAACTTATTTTCACCTGACATGTCAGCCCAGTTGTATGCAGTCCAATAACATTTTACTAGGCTACAAcacaattgataatgtcccccaaactactaaaacaatattgtcaatatcccccttaatgctagcaaaaagataaaaatgtccttatagatttctcaataagacacaAATACCTCtgtaaattcaaaaaataaaaataaaaatatttttttaaaaaaagaaaattttaattaaaaaaacgatttaaaaaatatatatattattttttaaaacggaaatgttttttttttctttttttagaatgaaatttttattttgaaaaaaaacaatttttttttttaattatgttttaaaagacgaaaattttaatttttttaaacgaaaagtttaatttttttaaactgaaatttatatttaaaaagttaaaaaatgaaaatgaaaatgaaaatgaaaatttttataaaaaaaaaatatgatttttttcttataaaaatgtagttttttatttttaaatttggtcaCCCCTtggattttatattttcttttttagttttagtattttttgtttttattttactaagggtagttttgttATTGgaaggacattgacaatgttttggtagtttagaaggacattgtcacaattaaaagtttgaaggaatattgtcaattgagtggtagttcgatggggtatgtgaactttacccttttactaaatagcattactcaaaagaTATTTGCAGGTTTCATCATAAATTTGTGTACTTACAATCTAAAGTATATAAAAAGCAACTTGCTTGAAGCTTAGTAGTTTGATCACTTTTCCCTATTGATCAATGGCAGGTGCAACACTAAGTAAGTGTTTTAACAGAATATGTGGAACTTTTCTTGCTGGATTTCTTGCAGTTGGCGTTCAATGGGTTGCTAGCAAATCAGGACACACAATTGAACCTATAATTAATGGAGTCGCAGTTTTCCTCTTAGGTCTgtaaatacccttaataaaataataaaacatttaaaaaaaaaaaaaaatacaaatttcagggtgtgaaattttattttatttttttaaatagttttgtttttaaagaaaattggggtcacttttgtctttttgttggctttgtgaagacattgtcaattgtttAGTAGTTTATGAGGGACATTGtgacaattgaaagtttgaaaaatacgttgtcaattgagtggtaatttgaTGGGAGTATATgcacttttcaaaaaataataataataataataataaagagtccAGATTTAACCATGTCTTTGTAACTCAAACTGTGTTGTTAATTTCCTTACCAaattgtgttgttttttttataaaaacatgGTAAAATCTGtatctttcattttatttttattttgaggaaaattcactttactcccctaaagtttgaggtgtttttcaatttgaaccttaatgtttaaaaatttgcaattaacacACTCTGTTACTAATTGCCATCTAAATACATGGAAATTGCCGGCATAGGAGTAGGTGAGAGGCATTtgcaccttttctttttcactccaACACCCACACGACACCCAAAAGGGGTTCAAAAGGGgttgacaagaaaaaaaaaatcaaaacaggCGTCAGATTTTAAAGATGGGCAATTATGTCATTTCACTAGTTAGGTTGGGTGCAAAATTGGAAGACGCAGCATAAAAATCCCACGTGATGTCATTTTCGTCTATTTAGATGGCAATTAGTAACAGATGAtgttaattgtaaatttttaaaatattatggTAGTATATTGCAAACTTTTAAACATttggattcaaattgaaaaacacctcaaattttaggggtaaagtaaattttgctcttttattttttatgtgttatAGTTTAAACTATAAATTAATTGACGGGTAATTAACGGTCCGATGATCTTGGTTGTTCAGCTTCTCTAGCCACCTTCTCAAGATTCATCCCTTCGGTGAAAGCCTGGTTTGACTATGGTGCTATGATATTTGTCCTTACATTTAGCTTGGTTTCAATATCGGGTTTTCGGGTGGCTGAAATGGCCGTTACAGTGCTTGTTGTGGCCCGTCAGAGATTGTTCACCATTGTCATTGGCACTGTCTTGTGCATTATTATAAGCATGCTTGTTTGCCCCATTTGGGCTGGTCAAGATCTCCATACTCTCATCTTTTGTAACATTGACAAGCTTGCGGATTCCCTAGAGGGTGAGTGCTTTTTCAAACCCATGTTTCTGTGATCTGTCATTGTTTTCAAACCAAAATGCAGAAAATGGTCTCCagaacatattaacaaacatactTTTTTCCAATATTCAGGTTGTGTAGCTAAATACTTCAAACATGGTGACGACCTTGATGACGGTGATAAAGAATGTCAAAAGAAGCTGCAAGGGTACAAATGCGTTCTAAGTTCCAAGGCAACAGAAGACTCTTTGGTAAGTGAGGGGACTAATGCAAGTAATTTTAAGTGCTCTTCATGATCTTAGGTTCGAAATTTACTGGGTGCAAACTGCTTATTAGGGTTAGCTCTCGAATTTAATTACCTGACAAGGGTACCTTAGAAGGTTCTCgtcattagaaaaaaaaaatgctagtaATTATGatctaaatcattttttatgatATCTTTAAATGAAATGAGAAACTGGCATTGCTTTGTGCATAGGCCAATTTTGCAACATGGGAGCCAGCTCATGGCCGCTTCAACTTTCGGCACCCATGGAAACAGTACATCAAAATAGGGGAATCAATGCGCAGCTGTGCTTATTGCATAGACGCTCTCAATGGTTGCATCAATTCAGAAAATCAGGTAAACCCaagtttttattaatttaaatgatttaagTCTATCTTTTCACGTTAAcgtactttttattttaaacatggtatcagagtaaaGGTTCTGAGTTTGAACCTTGTCTCTGtcattttcctttcatttcaagtaaatattttacgtgttaggcaaataagattaattttattaatactCTTCATGGAGAATGTAATGTTGATGCAAGCTCTAAACACTTTATTCCAACAGCCATCTGAATATGTAAAGATGCATATCAGCAACGTTTGCTTGAAAGTAAGCTTCAACTCTTCAGATGTCATAAGGGAGCTAGCTTGGACCATCAAGACAATGAAGAAATCATCTAACATCGATTTTCTGGTTGGAGACATGAACAAAGCAGTACAAGAGCTCCAATTTAACTTGAATGCCCTTCCTAAGTTATTCAACCCCCCATCAAAGCCAGAAGCTGCAGAAACTCCTGAAAATAAGACAACAGAGCAGCTGCAGCCTGCCTCAAAAGCAGTGGTTACAAAAATGCCTATCATGGATATTATTCCACTTGTAACATTAACTTCTTTGTTGATTGAAATTGTCACAAGGATCAATGGCATTGTCGATGCTGTTGAAGAACTAGCAGGTTTGGCTGAATTCAAGCCTGCAAGCAATGACAAGTGCAAAAAAGATGATGATCAGCTTAATAACAACTGTTTACCAGATCAGCAGAAAGATAAGGATACCATGAACAAGGTCTTTCCACTGGTCTGAGTTCTACagaatttattatatatatatattgtagatttgtaaaataattggaAGAAATAGAGGAAGGAGGATGAAGTTCATACGAAGAAGGTTAGATTAGTCTAATTTAGGGATCACCCTAATTTAGGGATCAAAGGATTTGATTAATATTACATTTAtatgtaagctctataaatataGCATTATGTACagtaaataatttattgaataaaagcataatgtagcccatagggctttatctgtggatgtaggtTATAGACTgaaccacgtaaaaatcttttgtctcttttattttaattccgctattaatttatttttcaatttgattatgaatttcttcatagcTGATTATCATAGGAAAAGAAATGTGTAGAATTGTAGAGAATGAGTGTGAAAGTAAACAGGAGTAAAGGACTTTAATGTGTAAAATTGGAATAATGTTAGAAGTCACTTGTGCGTCATTCTCGTATCCTTCTAAAAATAATGCGGCTCTTAAATTTACCACTAagcttgtaattaattattattaaattttgattaaattgtgattttaaaagttatctTGTTTTTTGAGGAACACAAGAGCGACGAAAAagaaacttataaaattactcgtTTGAAAGTGCTTAGAGCCTGCCTGTGATTACtttgaaaaaagtttaaaataaatctttttttttttttaatttaaaaagttttattttttaatacaattctaaacatacttttaattttatataattatatcacatCACCATGTAGTGCACCGACCGGTACCGCTTAGTTTCCGTTGTGCAAAGCATTTAGCAGTAtattacataataaattaaaccACTTACTACTTTTGCTAATATTCAACGAGGATGAATGCTAggtttataaacaaattttacagaaaaaattttacaagCTGATGTAGCACAACATAAttagatataagataagttcaaattttgaaaaacctaatcatgttgtactacatcagtttgtaaaaagtttttctgtaaaatttgtttgtaagccttgCACTCCTCATATTCAACTACCAACTTAATCTTTAAGGATTGTTGGAGTATTATATTTTGGCAATatttatataacaaaatattcttgtaatattctcaatatattacggaaatattctccacatatattattgcaatatttgatattgtattcattattgtaaatatactgattttatgtgattttgtaattattgtatttcctttcttttagggacttattcaactataaatatgtcattctattgtacaattgaatatacatcaaaaatacaattttcttctttacaattatttttctgCTATCTTTTTCTACAAGAATGTTTTAACATAGAATTAGAGCGGAAGTTATGAATTTGAACCCTGACTCTACAATTAATtcttcatttcaattcaatatttTATATACTGGTTCTTATTTGAGCCTACATGTTCATAGGggagtattaaagtattaattaaataaattgattcatcacttcctattagcttaaccGTTTGACAAAAATGACCACCGAAAATATACGATCcatagaaagaaaatagaaaaagaataaagaaatataaagaacgaaaatttaaataatataaagaaataataaattgtCCGATATAGGGTGCATTTTAAAagcaattaactaattaaaataaataaagtaattttttattagctattttaaataaaaatatgactaaGCATAATTTTCTTAGTGGGTTAGGGTTAATTGCTCTGTTTCATTGAAGGTGCTGGCCCAATTGAAGTGCTTTTTAAAGATGGTTAGAGCCCTAACAAGTCGGCCCAAGAAGGTTTATCagactcttcttcttctttctagtGCATTCAGAGTTCCAAAAACCCTAACACTGAACTGAGTTCCTCACCGAGTTTCTGAGTCATGGCCGAGTCGATCATTACCTCCGATAACCCTTCCAGCTCTTCAACATTGAACCCTCCTTCCCGGATAATCTGCCACGTGTATGTTCCTCTCCAAACcctgtttattaatttttttttggtttagtttgaaatttttgtacAATTTGATGACTTTTTTTGAcctattttaagaataatgaGATCCATAAAATGGGTAAggttttttcttattaatttttcaattttagctTGAATTTGTTGAATTTGGCAATTTGGGTAGTGGTATTAATCTGGGCATTTTCTTTGATATTGAATTGTTCAGTGAAGAAATTTATAGCAGTTAAATTTTTTCAGATTATATGTATAAATCAGATACTGCTAAACAAATCTAATATGTAGAAGAATAAGCTTTTATTGCATCAAGCTTTTATATTTACTTTGAAGTTTTACTTGTATAAAAAATGTTTACTTTGAAGTTTTAACagcaattttttctctttaaggCAGATGCCAGAAGCAATTTTCACAATATACGTGTCCTCGATGCAATTCTCGATACTGTTCTCTCCGGTGCTATAAGGTAAGTTGAATTTACTCCGGCTAGTGTTGAAGACCCGAGGTTTTGTGCCGgttatgttttgttttggttttttggaaGTCTTTGTTATTTAGTGCTATGcatgaattttaatttgtaaaagCTAGTACTAGTTCCATATATGCTGCTTACCCTTGAGTAAAGAATTTTTTGTAGTTGctttaatgataaaaaaataataataataaaaaaataaaaaaataaaaaaataaaaaaataaaagatcttgATGCTATTGATCACTTTGAATTTAGCTGAACAAGTTTCCATTCTCATCCAAGATCTGTATCATTTGCATATTCCTCATATATGTACTTTTTCTTTACAGTCTCATAGTCTTCGATGCACTGAGTCCTTCATGCGAGACAATGTAGTTGGAGAGCTTGGGCAGATGCAGCCTGATGATGAAACTAAACAGAAAATGCTAGACATTTTGAAACGATTACATTCAGAAGAGGAAACGGATAGCATGGATGAGGATGGTATGTTATctgtatttttgtttgctttgagATTGTTTGCTTGTCCTTGCTATTTTGGTGAAAATTGGCTCTTATTAATTGTCAGAGAGAATATTTTAGTCGCGTAacccattttaaaataaaaaaaagtcacaaaCATATGAAGCTAAAATTTCCTTGTTAAGGGAGGAGATCTTATGTAAATCTGTCAGCTCAAGCATTGCTTTACAGTCgaaattcatttgaaaaaattcaGTGAATGAGAATACAGCTGCCAGTAAAAGTTGATGATCTTttgactctcttttttttttttttccttcctttttttgtcGTCTAGGCATGTAATGTTTCACCATATTTTAGGCATTTTGATTACCCAAACCCCTGGACAGCACCTGAAAATTTTGCTAAAACAATTACAATCTTAAGAATGAGTAACACTGTTTTGTTCTAAATGAATTATTCAGAATAATGCCTCTAAGGTTGATAATTCCAGTGCAGTAGTATTAGAGATGATGCTTGAGAAGCCTTATAGAAGTTTTGCTTTATGTAGAATGAAAAAGATTTAAATATTGAGAAATATCTTTTATTAGTCTCATAAAAGCACCGTATGAAATAAAGCTTTCAATAGTTTTATAGAACTTACTATTTCAAGTAGCCCTTTTTGATGGTGTGTTGAAAGTTGTGGTTTTGTCATTAATAAAAGGAGTCAGGCCTGCAAAGGTTTCTCTAGTTAATTATACCGGTTCGttatgcttttgtttttaaaaaatttcttctcaGTGATCAAGCCAAGAGAACCATTCAACAAAATGATCCTAGCTGCAGGTTGATTTGTCCAATGGTGATGTAGCTTCAGGGATGCCATTGcagaattttgagtttttatagttaaatataaaTACTGATAAGCATTAATCAGGCTACGTAAAGAATTGCAAGTAGGGGTTGATGGAATCCCAAGTTGGAATATTGACGACATgggtaaattataatttaaatctATATATGCTTCAGAATACAAGTAAAAATGAATGTGGCTCCACCTTTTGGTTCTTGTTATAGCAACTTTGAGACATGTTAAGCTGTTTGAATGATTGTTTAGAAGGGTCCCTAAGTCCTGCTTTTATTTTTGGCAGATTCAACAACTCTGTCTGAGGAGACTGTTCAAAAGATATTGTCTGGTATGTTCCTTTTGATCCTTTCCTTCTCTGTCTTCTAGATGCTAGGTCCAATTGCTTGCCTTGATTTTACGCTGCCAACTATATAGATCTCTGCACTCCTTAGGTTGTAGTTTGAGTGTGAATATTAGCTGGTATGTCTTCTTGATCATATGTTCCCTAAAGCTGATTAGAGTTCATTTGTCTTTCCTCTCTGCAGGGGATCAAGTTTGTTT
This genomic interval from Corylus avellana chromosome ca3, CavTom2PMs-1.0 contains the following:
- the LOC132174414 gene encoding aluminum-activated malate transporter 10-like, with amino-acid sequence MVSDQKEVSNGLERRIKVVEILDPEAKTSCRILISRKAFIVGLASKVWKFLRKAWDIGVDDPKKVIHGLKVGMALTLVSLFYYMTPLYDVVGQVAALWEIMTVVVVFENTVGATLSKCFNRICGTFLAGFLAVGVQWVASKSGHTIEPIINGVAVFLLASLATFSRFIPSVKAWFDYGAMIFVLTFSLVSISGFRVAEMAVTVLVVARQRLFTIVIGTVLCIIISMLVCPIWAGQDLHTLIFCNIDKLADSLEGCVAKYFKHGDDLDDGDKECQKKLQGYKCVLSSKATEDSLANFATWEPAHGRFNFRHPWKQYIKIGESMRSCAYCIDALNGCINSENQPSEYVKMHISNVCLKVSFNSSDVIRELAWTIKTMKKSSNIDFLVGDMNKAVQELQFNLNALPKLFNPPSKPEAAETPENKTTEQLQPASKAVVTKMPIMDIIPLVTLTSLLIEIVTRINGIVDAVEELAGLAEFKPASNDKCKKDDDQLNNNCLPDQQKDKDTMNKVFPLV